The Neorhizobium sp. NCHU2750 genome contains the following window.
ATAGAAATCGAACACGCCTGCGCGGTCCTGATCGGCGCTCGCCGGGGTGAGGGCGGATATCAACCCGATCAGCAAGCCCGCTGCGGCAAAAAGCAACTCGCGGATGGCTGTCGATTTCTTCATCATGGTCACGAATCCCCATCTCTGGAACACGAGAGCGTTGTAAATGTTGAATGTTCAGTGTCCAGCCGGATAAACTGTAAATGCGCCGAGCGCTGCATGCAGTGATCGAGGTGGGGAGTGAAGAGAAAAACGGCTTAATGACATTCAAGAAATACCTGTGGCCGACGATAGGCGGCCTGACGATAGCGCTTTCGGCCTGGCTTCTCTACAAGGAATTGAGGGGGCTTTCGCTCGATGACCTGTGGGGTAGCCTTGCTGCCATCGCCCCGCGGCACTGGTTGTTGGCCGCCGCCTCCAGCCTGCTGGCCTACTGGGCTCTGGCCGCCTATGACCGCATCGCATTGATGCATCTCGGCCGCAAGATCGACTGGTTCTTCATCACCGTCTGCTCCTTCACCACCTATGCGCTGTCGCACAATGTCGGTGCCTCGGTCGTCTCCGGTGCGGTGGTCCGCTACCGGGCCTATTCGACCAAGGGCATGGCGCCGGCCGAGATCGGCGTCCTCATTGCCATGTGTTCGGTCACCTTCATCCTCGGGACGATGATGCTGATCGGAATCATTCTGGTGATCGAACCGGAGCTGATCGACCGTTTCGGCGATCTGATACCGGTCGAGGCGACCGCAGCGACCGGCTATGTCCTGCTGTTCTTGATCGCGCTTTATGTGCTGGCGAGCTTCATGAAACTGAAGCCGCTGACCCTTCGCCTGTCGAAACTCGGCAGCGTCAATATCGTCTATCCGGCCCCGCGTGTCGTGCTGCCGCAATTGCTTGTCGCTCCGGTCGAGCTGATCGGCGCTGCCGGCATCATCTATTTCGCCCTGCCGGAAGCGGGTAACCCCGGCTACATGATCGTGCTCGGGATCTTTCTCGTCTCCTTTTCGGCAGCGCTTCTGTCGCATGCGCCGGGCGGGCTCGGTGTCCTGGAACTGGTCTTCGTCATGGGCCTGCCGGACATGAACCCTGCAGACGTGATCGCCGCACTTCTGGTGTTTCGGCTGTTCTACCTGATCCTGCCCTTCATCATGGCGCTGGTGGTGATCTTCGTCTTCGAACGCTCCCAGTTTCATCGCCAGGAGCCGCTCGACATGCAACGCGCAAAGCCGCCGGAAAAGGCATGATGCGAAGGCGTGATGTAAAGGCCTGATGCTCAGTCGTCGCCGCGCTGCCCGCTCTCTTCGCCGCGCAGCCAGAAAGCGCGCTGCGAGGCAAACCGGTCCTGCGCAAGAAGCGTCTTCAACACCGGCAGAAGCGCATGCAGCTCGTCCTTCAGCGTGAAGGGCGGATTGACGATGATGAGGCCGGTGCCGGAGAGCCCCGTCGTCTCGCGATCGCTTTTGACCGAAAGCTCGGCACAGAGCATTTTCGGGATTTCGAGCGCCTGCAGTTCCTCATGGAACGCCTTGATCGGCGCGCCCTTCTTGATCGGATACCAGAGGCAATAGGTGCCGCCGGAAAAGCGCCGGTGCGCGTGTGCCACCCCCTTCACCAGCCGTTCGTACTCGCCGGCCTCTTCAAACGGCGGGTCGACCAGCACGATGCCGCGCTTTTCCTTCGGCGGCAGATGCGCCCCGAGTGCCAGCCAGCCGTCGAGTTCGGTGACGCGAACCTGGAAATCACCCTCGAACAGATTGTGCAGGCGATTATAGTCGTCCGGATGCAGTTCCATCGCCGACAGGCGATCCTGCGGGCGAAACAACATGCGGGCGAGCTTCGGCGAGCCGGGATAGAGCTTGATGCCGCCCTTGGGGTTCAATTCCCGTACGGACGCCAAATAGGGTTCGAGGATCTCGGCGACATTCTCCGGCAGTTCCGCCTCCATCAGGCGGCCGATGCCATCCACCCATTCGCCAGTCTTCTGCGCCTCTTCCGACGACAGGTCGTAGAGCCCGATCCCCGCATGGGTGTCGAGCACGCGAAACGCCTTGTCCTTGTTCTGCTGGTAGCGGACGAGCCGCGCCAGCACGGCGTGCTTCAGAACATCGGCAAAATTGCCCGCGTGGTAGATATGCCGGTAGTTCATCGGGGCTCGTGTCTCGCGTGAATTAAATTGATACCTGCCAAATGACGCTTTTGGCTGTCTCTTGGTTGCAATATAGAAAAGCCATGAACATCGCGACCCCCATCACCGCCAAAAGCAAGCCTGGCCACAATTCCGTTGGCCATACCGTCTGTCCGCATGACTGTCCGTCGTCCTGTGCGCTCGATGTCGACCTGACCGAGGACGGCAAGATCGGCCGGGTGCGCGGCTCTTCCGACAACAGCTACACGGCCGGCGTCATCTGCGCCAAGGTCGCGCGTTATTCCGAGCGCATCTACCATCCCGGCCGCCTCATGGTGCCGCAGCGCCGCAAGGGCGCCAAGGGTGAAGGCGCCTGGCAGCAACTCTCCTGGGAGGCAGCACTCGACGAGATTGCCGATGCCTTCGTCAAGGCGGAGGCCAAGCATGGTTCGGAAGCCGTCTGGCCCTATTTCTATGCCGGCACGATGGGGCAGGTGCAGCGCGACAGTATCGAGCGCCTGCGTCATGCCAAGAAATATTCGGGCTTCATGGGCACGATCTGCACCAACATGGCCTGGACCGGCTATGTGATGGGCACCGGTGCCCTGCGCGGTCCCGATCCGCGCGAAATGGCCAAGTCCGATTGCATCGTCATCTGGGGCACCAATGCGGTCGCCACCCAGATCAATGTCATGACCCATGCGGTCAAGGCCCGCAAGGAACGAGGCGCCAAGATCGTCGTCGTCGACATCTACGACAATCCGACGATGAAACAGGCCGACGTCAAGATCGTCCTGCGTCCCGGCACCGACGCGGCACTTGCCTGCGCCCTGATGCATATCGCCTTCCGCGACGGCCATGCCGATCGTGACTATATGGAAAAATATGCCGATGACCCTGCAGGTCTTGAAGCGCATCTGAAGACCCGCACGCCGGAATGGGCATCCGCTATCACCGGTCTGCCTGTCGAGGAGATCGAGGCCTTCGCCAAACTCATCGGTACGACGAAGAAGACCTTCTTCCGCCTCGGTTACGGTTTCTCCCGCCAGCGCAACGGCACGGCGGCCATGCATGCAGCACTCTCCGTCGCAACCGTGCTCGGCTCCTGGCAATATGAAGGCGGCGGCGCCTTCCATAACAATGGTGGGATCTTCCGGCTGAACAAGTCCGAGCTGATGGGCACGGCCTATATGGACCCGGACATCCGCATGCTCGACCAATCTCAGATTGGCCGCGTGCTGACCGGCGACGCCGTGGCGCTGCGTCATCGTGGG
Protein-coding sequences here:
- a CDS encoding 23S rRNA (adenine(2030)-N(6))-methyltransferase RlmJ is translated as MNYRHIYHAGNFADVLKHAVLARLVRYQQNKDKAFRVLDTHAGIGLYDLSSEEAQKTGEWVDGIGRLMEAELPENVAEILEPYLASVRELNPKGGIKLYPGSPKLARMLFRPQDRLSAMELHPDDYNRLHNLFEGDFQVRVTELDGWLALGAHLPPKEKRGIVLVDPPFEEAGEYERLVKGVAHAHRRFSGGTYCLWYPIKKGAPIKAFHEELQALEIPKMLCAELSVKSDRETTGLSGTGLIIVNPPFTLKDELHALLPVLKTLLAQDRFASQRAFWLRGEESGQRGDD
- a CDS encoding molybdopterin oxidoreductase family protein, translated to MNIATPITAKSKPGHNSVGHTVCPHDCPSSCALDVDLTEDGKIGRVRGSSDNSYTAGVICAKVARYSERIYHPGRLMVPQRRKGAKGEGAWQQLSWEAALDEIADAFVKAEAKHGSEAVWPYFYAGTMGQVQRDSIERLRHAKKYSGFMGTICTNMAWTGYVMGTGALRGPDPREMAKSDCIVIWGTNAVATQINVMTHAVKARKERGAKIVVVDIYDNPTMKQADVKIVLRPGTDAALACALMHIAFRDGHADRDYMEKYADDPAGLEAHLKTRTPEWASAITGLPVEEIEAFAKLIGTTKKTFFRLGYGFSRQRNGTAAMHAALSVATVLGSWQYEGGGAFHNNGGIFRLNKSELMGTAYMDPDIRMLDQSQIGRVLTGDAVALRHRGPVTAMLIQNTNPMNIAPEQRLVKQGFLRDDLFVAVHEQFMTDTAKVADIVLPATMFLEHDDLYRAGGQQHILLGPKLVEPPETVRTNLFVIEELAKRLGVDHFAGFGKDERSHIDRILADSGWGSYDDLKADKWIDAQPDFDTAHYIKGFGYPDGKFRFSPDWLNGPSPDRTPESVGPLGPHAELPRFPDHVEVIETADEEHPFRLATSPSRSFLNSSFAETKSSIQKEGRPEVMIEPSDAEGLGIVDGDVVRLGNGRGEIRLHAKLVPGAKPGVLIAEGLWPNDAHLDGEGINVLTGADPVAPFGGAAVHDNKVWLRKT
- a CDS encoding lysylphosphatidylglycerol synthase domain-containing protein is translated as MTFKKYLWPTIGGLTIALSAWLLYKELRGLSLDDLWGSLAAIAPRHWLLAAASSLLAYWALAAYDRIALMHLGRKIDWFFITVCSFTTYALSHNVGASVVSGAVVRYRAYSTKGMAPAEIGVLIAMCSVTFILGTMMLIGIILVIEPELIDRFGDLIPVEATAATGYVLLFLIALYVLASFMKLKPLTLRLSKLGSVNIVYPAPRVVLPQLLVAPVELIGAAGIIYFALPEAGNPGYMIVLGIFLVSFSAALLSHAPGGLGVLELVFVMGLPDMNPADVIAALLVFRLFYLILPFIMALVVIFVFERSQFHRQEPLDMQRAKPPEKA